A genome region from Arachis duranensis cultivar V14167 chromosome 8, aradu.V14167.gnm2.J7QH, whole genome shotgun sequence includes the following:
- the LOC127741249 gene encoding protein VASCULATURE COMPLEXITY AND CONNECTIVITY-like, which translates to MDVVAGILGLQAEIAQKKGHHVNLYLVECKQQSQKAFQMGFAALIVLGIAHAIVCLLAVFSCFCSRQGLVMAYFIKQISMVLLLLAWITFAIGMILLHFGTKSNHHKKRSCGFSDHHFLYIGGISCFVHGACSALYYGFTAVTII; encoded by the exons ATGGATGTTGTAGCTGGGATTCTTGGCTTGCAGGCTGAAATTGCACAAAAAAAG GGTCACCATGTAAACCTGTATTTAGTGGAGTGTAAACAACAAAGTCAGAAAGCCTTTCAAATGGGGTTCGCTGCATTGATAGTTTTGGGGATAGCCCATGCTATAGTCTGTTTATTGGCTGTCTTCAGTTGCTTTTGTTCTCGACAAGGCCTTGTCATGGCTTATTTTAtcaagcaaatctccatggttCTCCTGCTTTTAGCATG GATTACATTTGCTATTGGAATGATCTTGCTGCATTTCGGGACAAAATCAAACCACCATAAAAAACGTTCTTGTGGATTCTCAGATCATCACTTCTTGTATATTGGTGGCATTTCGTGTTTTGTTCATGGCGCATGCTCAGCTTTGTATTATGGTTTTACCGCGGTcacaattatttaa